Proteins encoded together in one Flavobacteriales bacterium window:
- a CDS encoding DUF3526 domain-containing protein, with protein sequence MWRIARTEWIGLVRSPRWRLLLLGMAVLLVVTGTIGHVEHRRDRQQRTEAAREVRRQWDNMGPSNPHGAAHFGTYAFKPAGVLAALDPGTNPVTGNALRLEGHVQNDLAWSSAAQLPQLARFGEPHPALILQVLVPLLLIVLGFASVTDERRSGRLRLMAVQGLGARQLLLGKAIALTLVGALFLLVIVMLQVLLGDGPESGQAVRLAGFSVAHLLYYAIIALLTVIVSARVRRMESVFTVLLGIWLAWTVAAPHLAAAWADARHPLPDRRSFNKAMQTDREQGVDGHNPEDTRRAELERKALAEYGVDSLSQLPINFDGLVMQADEEYGNAVWDKHFGALQERMADRKRSVQRSALLSPYLALRGLSMSAAGTDMPHHIHFQRAAEHYRRDLVERLNHEHAHGGSRTGDWSWKADGDFFRAIPDFTYAHPDWRSMRSGWGVDLRALLIWTGFLLVLLLILFARRPGPELLRS encoded by the coding sequence ATGTGGCGCATCGCGCGGACTGAATGGATCGGCCTTGTACGCAGCCCGCGTTGGCGTCTGTTGCTGCTGGGCATGGCCGTACTCCTCGTGGTGACCGGTACGATCGGCCATGTGGAGCACCGGCGCGATCGGCAGCAACGCACGGAAGCCGCCCGTGAAGTGCGCCGACAGTGGGACAACATGGGGCCGAGCAACCCGCATGGCGCGGCGCACTTCGGCACCTACGCCTTCAAGCCCGCCGGGGTTCTGGCCGCGCTGGATCCGGGCACCAACCCCGTGACCGGCAATGCGCTCCGCCTGGAAGGCCATGTGCAGAACGACCTCGCCTGGAGCAGTGCGGCGCAACTGCCCCAGCTGGCCCGCTTCGGCGAACCGCACCCCGCGCTGATCCTGCAGGTGCTGGTGCCACTGTTGCTCATCGTGCTGGGCTTCGCCTCGGTCACCGATGAACGCCGCAGCGGACGCCTGCGCCTGATGGCCGTGCAGGGCCTGGGCGCACGACAGCTGCTGCTGGGCAAGGCGATCGCCCTTACGCTTGTGGGGGCCCTGTTCCTGCTGGTCATCGTAATGCTGCAGGTCCTGCTGGGCGATGGGCCGGAAAGCGGACAAGCCGTCCGCCTTGCGGGCTTCTCCGTCGCCCATCTGCTTTACTATGCCATCATCGCCTTGCTCACCGTGATCGTCAGTGCCCGTGTGCGGCGCATGGAGTCCGTGTTCACCGTGCTGCTGGGCATCTGGCTGGCCTGGACCGTGGCCGCACCCCACCTGGCCGCCGCGTGGGCCGATGCGCGCCATCCGTTGCCCGATCGCCGCAGCTTCAACAAGGCCATGCAGACCGATCGCGAGCAGGGCGTGGACGGCCATAACCCCGAGGACACGCGGCGTGCGGAGCTTGAGCGCAAGGCCTTGGCGGAATACGGCGTGGACAGCCTTTCGCAGCTGCCCATCAACTTCGATGGCCTCGTGATGCAGGCCGATGAGGAATACGGCAACGCGGTCTGGGACAAGCATTTCGGAGCCTTGCAGGAACGCATGGCCGATCGGAAACGCAGCGTGCAGCGGAGCGCCCTGCTCAGTCCCTACCTCGCGCTGCGCGGGCTCAGCATGTCCGCTGCAGGCACCGATATGCCGCACCACATCCACTTCCAACGGGCCGCCGAACACTACCGCCGCGACCTGGTGGAACGCCTCAACCACGAGCACGCCCATGGCGGGTCGCGCACCGGCGATTGGTCATGGAAAGCCGACGGCGATTTCTTCCGCGCCATCCCGGACTTCACCTATGCCCACCCCGATTGGCGCTCCATGCGCAGCGGTTGGGGGGTCGACCTGCGCGCACTGCTGATCTGGACGGGTTTCCTCCTCGTGCTGCTGCTCATCCTCTTCGCCCGCCGACCCGGCCCTGAACTGCTGCGCTCATGA
- a CDS encoding DUF3526 domain-containing protein, whose amino-acid sequence MRTMAILRISALQLLRSPGKLIALVLLLGCCVIALRGGMQELEARKERIATIEADRSKEHEKVRAWFAEGRKGPEDMPWVDITDPFWCSWYARPKAYITPSPMLAIVPGRSADHPWFADLAYYSNAYNTRLQTEIADPEHRQLGTFDWAFVLIYLMPLFLLALVFDIGGAERDRGALVLIRLHSDGLRSWLARRFVPPAIVVWLVTILPMLAAGARAGALAEQPWALLVIALLATAYLLFWAAVLGLAAWMSRGSNDQALRGAIAYAAVCLVIPGAVQWGAKLQHPPSLMVDYITADRVGAQAVYELDADTIQRRFYAARPDLRNTPYGRDTVPNENVDWMMASTLVSLMMDSVVQEVAQADRERHKTIELASWWLPSMAIPLMMEEAAGTSAAHHLAFRMQVQEGGKRILDRIVDDSWNKRVMDAEGFKQYAAPLNPVPSNERAL is encoded by the coding sequence ATGAGGACGATGGCCATCCTGCGCATCAGCGCGCTTCAACTGCTGCGTTCGCCTGGCAAGCTCATCGCCCTTGTCCTGTTGCTGGGCTGCTGCGTGATCGCCTTGCGAGGAGGCATGCAGGAGCTGGAAGCGCGCAAGGAGCGGATCGCCACCATCGAGGCTGACCGAAGCAAAGAGCATGAGAAGGTGCGTGCGTGGTTCGCCGAAGGCCGCAAAGGCCCTGAGGACATGCCTTGGGTGGACATCACCGATCCCTTCTGGTGCTCTTGGTACGCACGACCCAAAGCGTACATAACGCCCTCCCCTATGTTGGCCATCGTGCCCGGCCGCAGCGCAGACCACCCGTGGTTCGCCGATCTCGCCTACTACAGCAACGCCTACAACACGCGCTTGCAGACCGAGATCGCCGATCCCGAGCACCGGCAGCTCGGGACCTTCGACTGGGCCTTCGTGCTCATCTACCTGATGCCGCTCTTCTTGCTGGCCCTGGTGTTCGACATCGGCGGTGCGGAACGCGATCGAGGAGCGCTGGTCCTCATCCGGTTGCACAGCGATGGCCTGCGGTCATGGCTGGCCCGGCGTTTCGTGCCACCTGCGATCGTGGTCTGGCTGGTCACGATACTGCCCATGCTGGCTGCGGGTGCACGGGCGGGCGCGCTCGCGGAGCAGCCTTGGGCATTGCTGGTCATCGCATTGCTGGCAACAGCCTATCTGCTCTTCTGGGCAGCGGTCCTTGGGCTGGCCGCATGGATGTCGCGCGGCAGCAATGACCAAGCCCTGCGTGGTGCCATTGCTTATGCCGCGGTCTGTCTGGTGATACCCGGTGCAGTGCAATGGGGCGCGAAGCTCCAGCATCCTCCGAGCTTGATGGTGGATTACATCACCGCCGATCGCGTGGGTGCACAGGCCGTGTACGAGCTTGATGCGGACACCATCCAGCGACGCTTCTATGCGGCAAGGCCCGATCTACGGAACACGCCTTACGGCCGTGACACCGTCCCCAATGAGAACGTCGACTGGATGATGGCCAGCACCCTGGTCTCGCTGATGATGGACAGCGTCGTGCAGGAGGTGGCCCAAGCCGATCGGGAACGGCACAAGACGATCGAGCTGGCTTCCTGGTGGCTGCCCAGCATGGCGATCCCGCTGATGATGGAAGAAGCTGCGGGCACCAGCGCAGCCCACCACCTGGCGTTCCGCATGCAGGTGCAGGAAGGCGGCAAGCGCATCCTCGACCGGATCGTCGATGACAGCTGGAACAAGCGGGTGATGGATGCGGAGGGATTCAAACAGTATGCTGCTCCGCTGAACCCTGTTCCGTCCAATGAGCGGGCTCTGTGA
- a CDS encoding MerC domain-containing protein has translation MSHSTISRPRLADGLGILNSALCLVHCLAMPVFIAVGASFMQHPSVTWGFIALAFLAMRSAIRSRNNATVAMVLGIGWGVFAVGMALEGVHPALENLTYIGSGLLILGHVLNWMDFRAVMPLPNELNNTQTPKTSNP, from the coding sequence ATGAGCCATTCAACCATTTCCCGCCCTCGCCTTGCCGACGGTCTCGGCATCCTCAACTCAGCCCTCTGCCTGGTGCATTGCCTGGCCATGCCGGTGTTCATCGCCGTGGGTGCCAGCTTCATGCAGCATCCGTCCGTCACCTGGGGCTTCATCGCTCTGGCATTCCTTGCCATGCGCAGTGCAATACGCAGCCGCAACAACGCCACTGTGGCCATGGTGCTCGGCATAGGCTGGGGCGTCTTCGCCGTGGGCATGGCGCTGGAAGGCGTTCACCCCGCTTTAGAGAACCTCACATACATCGGCAGCGGACTGCTCATCCTCGGGCACGTGCTCAACTGGATGGACTTCCGCGCCGTGATGCCTCTACCCAACGAACTGAACAACACCCAAACTCCGAAAACCTCGAACCCATGA
- a CDS encoding ATP-binding cassette domain-containing protein: MIHIEALHKRYGAHEAVKGLSLSLQRGEVYGLLGPNGAGKSTTIRILLGFEPFESGTVLVAGHDMRTHADEARSRTGYIPENVELYPFLSGLENLDHFTRLGGSALAKADLREALLRCGLEADHHGRRLSSYSKGMRQKVGIAIAVARKADVLLLDEPASGLDPAASRDLGVLLRELARGGTTVLMASHDLFRVRETCDRVGILQHGRIVREMGAAHIDAAALEQAYLEHING; this comes from the coding sequence ATGATACACATCGAAGCACTGCATAAACGCTACGGCGCGCATGAGGCCGTGAAGGGCTTGTCGCTTTCGTTGCAACGCGGCGAGGTATACGGACTGCTCGGCCCAAACGGCGCTGGGAAGAGCACCACCATCCGCATCCTGCTGGGCTTCGAGCCGTTCGAGAGCGGAACCGTGCTTGTAGCGGGGCATGACATGCGCACCCACGCCGATGAGGCCCGCTCCCGGACCGGCTACATCCCGGAGAACGTGGAACTCTACCCCTTCCTCAGCGGCCTGGAGAACCTGGACCATTTCACGCGCTTGGGCGGATCGGCCCTGGCCAAGGCGGACCTGCGAGAGGCGTTGCTGCGCTGCGGGCTTGAGGCCGATCACCACGGGAGGCGCCTTTCCTCCTACAGCAAGGGCATGCGGCAGAAGGTGGGCATCGCCATCGCCGTGGCGCGCAAGGCCGATGTGCTGTTGCTGGATGAACCCGCCAGTGGACTGGACCCTGCCGCCAGCCGTGATCTGGGTGTGCTGCTGCGCGAACTGGCCAGGGGCGGCACCACCGTGCTCATGGCCTCGCACGATCTCTTCCGGGTGCGCGAGACCTGCGACCGCGTGGGTATCCTCCAGCACGGCCGCATCGTGCGCGAGATGGGCGCCGCGCACATCGATGCCGCGGCCCTGGAACAGGCCTACCTGGAACACATCAACGGCTGA
- a CDS encoding type 1 periplasmic binding fold superfamily protein, with product MKTNLKYMAMALLTAAAITGCKKDDDDPATPAPPPNEEELITTLRLHFHSANDVEHFHFEFTDLDGDGGNVPVIEADTLSADSIYTVTIEVLNESESPAEDITAEILAEDEDHQFFFQVSGVNATMAYNDADADGNPVGLATTWTIGAASNGSVIVTLRHEPDKGAAGVSSGDITNAGGETDIEVTFPVVIE from the coding sequence ATGAAGACGAACCTGAAGTACATGGCCATGGCTCTTTTAACTGCTGCCGCCATCACCGGCTGTAAGAAGGATGATGATGACCCCGCTACACCCGCTCCCCCGCCCAACGAGGAGGAGCTCATCACCACCCTGCGCCTTCACTTCCACTCCGCCAATGATGTCGAGCACTTCCACTTCGAGTTCACGGACCTCGACGGCGATGGCGGGAACGTGCCCGTGATCGAAGCGGATACGCTCAGTGCGGACAGCATCTATACCGTGACCATCGAAGTGCTCAACGAGAGCGAGAGCCCGGCCGAGGACATCACCGCCGAGATCCTGGCTGAGGATGAAGACCACCAGTTCTTCTTCCAAGTGAGCGGCGTCAACGCCACCATGGCTTACAATGACGCGGATGCGGACGGCAACCCGGTGGGCCTGGCCACGACGTGGACCATCGGTGCAGCGAGCAACGGCAGTGTGATCGTCACCTTGCGACATGAACCAGACAAGGGTGCGGCCGGTGTGAGCAGTGGCGACATCACCAATGCGGGCGGAGAGACCGACATCGAGGTCACCTTCCCCGTGGTGATCGAGTGA